The following coding sequences lie in one Trypanosoma brucei gambiense DAL972 chromosome 7, complete sequence genomic window:
- a CDS encoding protein kinase, putative — translation MTQPSADEIYGSRAKVNSVIKHSLCSGVCAVPQWIVLSMAGLLTGALFFLPFSTATLHIVFVAMSIALGLLFALFSWILQRHQCKRPPRDSELINRSATEVEGTQPRRLSGGSEGREFNAASSEGELEAHCFFESGSHWCLEALAIVELLVLGALVLLAPLGVRMDVEGKSLVPSDAREDPSELTYPVEAAWKVFLLHLWFTFAVSMKCAASFSVGLIHFIVLTASFKKPGTIPVLLLAASFIIPVILFLVITARTALQLRKLPKHTHHVGCDDVAGKELSRGGDEFNRSSNATTGLSTGETETLPSQSSCGIFRPPPGHRSAEFGEPGSSGDSSPCHCEVVAKEELGRQNQPKWSPCGLQCSWNIPRGLLDDTRIPFVALDTTTGCIECASAGFAENVGMPVARLTGREFGGLLSELHVENAATVLDVVRTVASSTVSKPRAIHTEGNGKEVSGVRRTVFGKFGIRPLFSKQRQVGPLSALVADADKSSMEIEMNFPHIAKDSGGRRVLVRGCRFQDEMETHSSKSLAAVVDEAKTRGTGTSSSGIERERPMVSEPNSVTGIKPSHFFSLSLDVYLYQHHDTCNSRYLVLRQPSLHYALDCVPLPCFLVHPQTGHVLHWNEAAERETGLSAYDMVGWPVCLTSVVDPTGSLGVFKDAQKKHSLMPFNSAPSAVLHPPLASPPLLVSLHLVAGGGVEAEQGPLLDQIDCLCWPGRHLRDVGECRGYAETDGSVLKDTSACFSSDGDSEEAGGMLPPLNPASVNLEPLDDYISRKALFLSPAWMPESLTESKANTVTWDALHVPLLFLIHGEAPGVRECSPLADCCQPKKQRENNGGVEGLSQSFVDIVEEFKESLSCALVKECGISSLPLRDGKETLPNPDITQYLGELRELFTCLAQKVDSFRECRGVPMSGRGDICGDFSDAEDGDTSSAVRGGRRPVTAFGSSLDLGRGVTTARYVGDGSRGIKEGNDIFGEEGAPKGIKEQQQRTRYDAPAAGVLALAHKNTASHPVSSFAVSQDALVTPPARGAALVDLGNLTRPSGEERFVERGPGSGASKRCDTHRIPPMQPHSKPLGYSNPAAEIPSRSVTPTSPLRLDHCESPGDLPVWAMLKSNDEATVPSCFIRVPFGEVFRFGRSSKCHATTSDVFVSSVQFTVSRWVPAQLCAIRSSTPPHQDNGSSCGSCSPTPSGYGPCNSSALADWRVELCDCSINGTYVNVKRIGKGRTCTLRNNDLITFQLRARRFFLGFRFVLTDERGVPLKECSSPTCSSFRASGISGRGTPRLWQRTLSGSGSTFALNASQTESAKLNCSDSASQAVRSASGVRHGARTPNARRIHTSQRGSGRHQRGTIEWKIGEEMLGKGGNAEVYLGMNLTNGKLIAVKRVPLPKEAGGGGNGKGLLKRYMSLQEEIKVLSKAVHQNIVQYYGSSQNKDYFNILLEFVPGGSLRHLLENFGALSPGVICSYLAQTLEGLRYLHENDIVHSDVKAANILVTDKGRVKLSDFGTAKHLLWQQGQSIDLANISGAAERTADDAACSTHHVAGTLRWMAPELIRASIGPTKASDIWSVGCALIEMLSGDAPWNEYEIESEEEIINLLKYTTEPPDVPECQVLPELALIAKKCLALSPRDRPTCEELLQLVEEAREKLGLQEDETQSRCDDSTSLRLSSVLGNAAVEGN, via the coding sequence ATGACACAGCCCTCGGCAGATGAAATCTACGGTAGCCGTGCGAAAGTCAACTCTGTGATAAAGCATTCGCTGTGTTCCGGGGTCTGTGCAGTACCACAATGGATTGTTCTTTCCATGGCTGGCCTTCTCACGGgggcacttttttttctaccctTTTCCACAGCCACACTTCACATTGTCTTTGTAGCCATGTCTATTGCTCTCGGTCTTCTGTTCGCGCTGTTCTCTTGGATACTGCAAAGGCACCAGTGCAAGCGGCCACCACGTGATAGCGAACTTATTAATCGGTCGGCAACTGAGGTTGAGGGTACTCAGCCCCGTCGTCTTTCAGGGGGATCAGAGGGAAGAGAGTTTAATGCCGCGAGCAGCGAGGGGGAGTTAGAGGCGCACTGTTTTTTTGAAAGCGGTAGCCATTGGTGTCTGGAAGCTCTGGCGATAGTGGAATTGCTTGTGCTGGGCGCTCTCGTGCTTCTTGCACCGCTCGGGGTCAGAATGGATGTGGAGGGAAAGTCTCTTGTTCCATCAGATGCGAGAGAGGACCCTAGTGAGCTGACGTACCCCGTGGAAGCAGCATGGAAGGTGTTTCTCTTGCATCTATGGTTTACCTTCGCCGTTAGTATGAAGTGTGCAGCTTCATTTTCGGTGGGGTTGATTCACTTCATTGTGCTCACGGCGTCGTTCAAAAAGCCTGGTACCATACCGGTCCTCCTCTTGGCGGCTTCCTTTATCATACCCGttatcctttttcttgttattaCGGCGAGGACCGCCCTTCAACTGCGGAAATTACCAAAGCATACGCACCACGTAGGGTGTGACGACGTCGCAGGGAAGGAGTTGTCGCGAGGTGGCGATGAATTTAACCGATCATCTAATGCCACAACTGGCCTTTCTACAGGGGAGACAGAAACGTTGCCTTCTCAGTCTTCCTGTGGTATCTTTAGGCCACCCCCTGGACATCGCAGCGCAGAGTTTGGAGAGCCCGGTTCCAGCGGGGATTCTTCTCCGTGTCACTGCGAAGTGGTGGCTAAAGAGGAGTTGGGCCGACAAAATCAACCCAAGTGGTCTCCATGTGGGTTACAGTGCAGTTGGAACATACCTCGAGGTCTATTGGATGACACTCGAATCCCCTTCGTGGCTCTAGATACTACCACCGGTTGCATTGAGTGTGCAAGTGCGGGGTTTGCCGAGAATGTTGGTATGCCGGTAGCCCGATTGACTGGTCGAGAGTTTGGGGGCCTCTTAAGTGAGCTCCACGTGGAAAATGCGGCAACGGTGTTGGATGTTGTGCGCACCGTAGCAAGTTCTACCGTAAGCAAACCTCGCGCAATCCACACTGAGGGTAACGGGAAAGAAGTTTCAGGTGTACGGAGGACAGTGTTTGGAAAGTTTGGGATTAGGCCGCTGTTTTCAAAGCAGCGGCAGGTCGGGCCATTATCTGCACTGGTTGCTGATGCTGATAAGTCGTCAATGGAGATCGAAATGAACTTTCCACATATTGCGAAGGATAGCGGTGGTCGCCGTGTCTTGGTGCGGGGATGCCGTTTCCAGGACGAGATGGAAACTCACAGCTCAAAATCATTAGCTGCTGTAGTTgatgaagcaaaaacaagggGGACTGGCACGTCATCTTCTGGCATTGAGCGTGAACGCCCGATGGTATCTGAACCGAATAGTGTAACAGGTATTAAAccatcacattttttttcactttcactAGATGTTTATTTATATCAACACCACGATACCTGCAACAGCAGGTATTTAGTTTTGCGGCAGCCGTCGTTGCATTATGCACTAGATTGTGTTCCACTGCCGTGTTTTCTCGTACACCCCCAAACGGGTCATGTGCTACACTGGAACGAAGCCGCAGAGCGAGAAACCGGGCTCTCGGCTTACGACATGGTGGGTTGGCCGGTGTGTTTAACTTCTGTAGTGGACCCTACCGGTTCACTGGGAGTTTTTAAAGATGCTCAGAAGAAACACTCGCTAATGCCGTTTAACTCTGCACCATCTGCTGTTCTTCATCCACCCTTGGCGAGTCCTCCTTTGTTAGTGAGTCTCCATCTTGTGGCTGGTGGTGGGGTTGAGGCGGAACAGGGACCACTGTTGGATCAAATTGATTGTCTTTGTTGGCCAGGTCGGCATCTGAGAGACGTAGGCGAATGCAGGGGTTATGCAGAAACGGATGGGTCAGTTTTGAAGGACACCAGCGCCTGTTTCTCCAGTGACGGTGACTCAGAAGAGGCTGGAGGGATGCTCCCTCCGTTGAACCCCGCTAGCGTGAATTTGGAACCTCTTGATGATTATATCTCTAGAAAAGCGCTGTTTCTCTCGCCGGCATGGATGCCGGAATCACTTACTGAAAGTAAAGCGAATACCGTGACGTGGGATGCACTTCACGTCCCTTTACTGTTTTTAATACATGGCGAAGCGCCGGGGGTGCGTGAGTGTTCGCCACTTGCGGATTGTTGTCAACCAAAGAAACAACGGGAGAACAACGGAGGGGTTGAGGGACTTTCTCAATCTTTTGTTGATATTGTTGAGGAGTTCAAGGAGTCTCTGAGTTGTGCCCTCGTGAAGGAGTGTGGCATCTCCTCCCTTCCATTAAGGGATGGCAAGGAAACACTACCAAATCCCGATATAACGCAATACTTGGGCGAACTACGGGAACTTTTCACGTGTTTGGCACAGAAGGTTGATTCCTTTAGGGAGTGTCGTGGGGTTCCTATGTCCGGCAGGGGGGATATTTGTGGGGACTTTTCGGACGCAGAGGATGGTGATACCAGTTCCGCCGTCAGAGGCGGACGCCGACCGGTTACTGCTTTTGGTTCGTCACTTGACTTGGGGAGGGGAGTCACTACCGCTCGCTACGTTGGTGATGGCAGTCGCGGAATAAAGGAGGGGAATGATATATTTGGCGAGGAGGGCGCACCAAAAGGGATCAaggagcaacagcaaaggaCCCGTTACGACGCGCCTGCTGCTGGGGTGTTGGCGTTAGCACACAAGAATACGGCAAGTCATCCAGTTTCGTCATTTGCCGTGTCGCAAGACGCCCTCGTGACACCCCCGGCGCGTGGTGCTGCTCTCGTGGACCTCGGCAATCTGACTCGTCCTTCAGGGGAGGAGCGGTTTGTGGAGAGAGGACCTGGTTCTGGTGCAAGTAAACGTTGTGACACACACCGAATTCCACCCATGCAACCTCACAGTAAGCCGCTTGGTTATTCGAACCCTGCGGCAGAAATCCCTTCGAGGAGTGTAACTCCCACGTCGCCACTGAGGTTGGACCACTGTGAATCTCCCGGGGACCTGCCCGTGTGGGCGATGTTGAAGAGTAATGACGAAGCAACCGTTCCATCATGTTTTATCCGAGTGCCGTTTGGAGAGGTGTTTCGCTTTGGCCGCAGCAGCAAGTGCCACGCAACGACATCTGATGTCTTTGTGAGTAGTGTCCAGTTCACAGTCAGTCGCTGGGTGCCCGCGCAGTTGTGTGCCATTCGTTCCTCTACACCACCGCATCAAGATAACGGCAGTTCCTGCGGCAGCTGCTCGCCAACGCCGTCTGGTTACGGACCATGCAACTCATCGGCCCTGGCGGACTGGAGGGTTGAGCTGTGTGACTGCAGTATTAATGGTACATACGTGAACGTCAAACGAATCGGCAAGGGGAGGACGTGTACTTTGCGAAACAACGATCTTATTACATTTCAGTTGAGAGCCCGACGGTTCTTTTTAGGGTTTAGGTTTGTGTTAACGGATGAGCGAGGCGTACCGCTGAAGGAGTGTTCCTCACCCACGTGCAGCAGCTTCCGTGCTTCCGGGATCTCTGGACGGGGTACACCACGCCTTTGGCAGCGCACCTTATCGGGGTCCGGTAGTACTTTTGCGTTAAACGCCAGTCAAACGGAATCGGCTAAGCTCAACTGTAGTGATAGTGCTTCCCAGGCAGTTCGTAGTGCCAGTGGCGTTCGGCACGGCGCCAGAACTCCCAATGCAAGGAGGATTCATACCAGCCAACGTGGTAGTGGTCGCCACCAACGCGGGACGATAGAGTGGAAGATAGGTGAGGAAATGCTGGGTAAGGGTGGGAATGCTGAGGTATATCTTGGGATGAATCTCACTAACGGGAAACTCATTGCAGTGAAACGAGTTCCACTCCCCAAAGAGGCTGGAGGAGGcggaaatggaaagggattGCTAAAGCGGTATATGAGCCTgcaggaagaaataaaggtCCTTTCTAAGGCTGTGCACCAAAATATTGTTCAGTACTACGGTTCCTCTCAGAATAAGGACTACTTCAACATACTTCTTGAGTTTGTGCCTGGTGGGTCGCTGCGTCATCTATTGGAAAACTTTGGTGCTCTTAGTCCGGGCGTTATATGCTCTTATCTGGCGCAAACACTCGAGGGTCTGCGCTATTTGCATGAAAATGACATTGTGCACTCTGACGTTAAAGCAGCTAACATACTTGTCACCGATAAGGGTCGAGTAAAACTTTCTGATTTCGGCACGGCCAAACATCTTCTCTGGCAGCAAGGTCAGTCGATTGACCTGGCAAACATTTCAGGTGCCGCAGAAAGGACTGCGGATGATGCTGCGTGCTCCACGCACCATGTAGCCGGTACACTCCGTTGGATGGCTCCAGAGTTAATTAGGGCTTCTATCGGTCCGACGAAGGCGAGTGACATTTGGTCGGTGGGTTGTGCATTGATTGAGATGCTCTCCGGTGATGCACCATGGAACGAGTATGAAATCGAGAGCGAGGAGGAAATAATCAATCTTCTCAAGTACACCACGGAACCACCAGATGTACCAGAGTGCCAGGTCTTGCCTGAGTTAGCACTCATTGCAAAAAAATGTCTTGCGCTCTCCCCCCGTGATCGACCGACGTGTGAAGAGTTACTGCAACTTGTCGAGGAAGCAAGAGAGAAACTTGGGCTTCAAGAAGACGAAACTCAGTCACGGTGTGACGATTCGACATCATTGCGTCTTTCCTCTGTTTTGGGTAACGCTGCTGTGGAAGGTAATTGA